From a region of the Tiliqua scincoides isolate rTilSci1 chromosome 4, rTilSci1.hap2, whole genome shotgun sequence genome:
- the PDC gene encoding phosducin codes for MEAQTSSLEDDFEAPEATHTGPKGVINDWRKFKLESEDKNALPLSKKEVLIRQMSSPYRPHSKNYKENKDRFSRKMSMQEYELINDEKEDESCLRKYRKRCMQDMHERLSFGPKFGFLSELRNGEEFLEAVEKERKTTTVIVHIFEDGIKGCEALNTSLTCLAAEYSTVKFCKIKASNTGAGDRFSADVLPTLLVYKGGELVSNFISVTEHLSEEFFAGDVEVFLNEYGLLPEKEIPALANGNLDEQDVE; via the exons ATGGAAGCACAAACGTCCAGTTTGGAGGATGACTTTGAAGCACCAGAAGCAACACATACAG GACCAAAAGGGGTGATCAATGACTGGAGAAAGTTTAAATTAGAAAGTGAAGATAAAAATGCCCTTCCTCTCAGCAAGAAAGAGGTCCTCATCAGACAAATGTCCTCACCCTATCGCCCTCATAGTAAAAATTATAAAGAAAACAAAGATCGATTCAGCCGTAAG ATGAGCATGCAGGAGTATGAGCTAATTAATGATGAAAAAGAAGATGAAAGTTGCCTAAGGAAATACCGCAAGCGCTGTATGCAGGACATGCATGAGCGGCTGAGCTTTGGTCCCAAATTTGGCTTCCTTTCAGAGCTGCGGAATGGAGAAGAGTTCCTGGAAGCTGTTGAGAAGGAGAGGAAAACCACCACTGTCATTGTCCACATCTTTGAAGATGGCATCAAGGGCTGTGAGGCACTCAATACGAGCTTGACCTGTCTGGCTGCCGAATACTCCACAGTGAAGTTCTGCAAGATCAAGGCCTCTAACACAGGGGCTGGAGACCGCTTCTCAGCTGACGTTCTCCCAACCCTTCTTGTCTACAAAGGTGGGGAGCTTGTAAGCAATTTTATTAGTGTAACTGAACACCTCAGTGAAGAGTTTTTTGCTGGGGATGTGGAAGTATTCCTAAATGAATATGGGTTGCTACCTGAGAAGGAGATTCCAGCACTTGCAAATGGCAACTTGGATGAACAAGATGTTGAATAG